The Candidatus Hydrothermales bacterium genome has a segment encoding these proteins:
- the pgsC gene encoding poly-gamma-glutamate biosynthesis protein PgsC, protein MILAQSIAIGLILTLFSSEIIGSMAGGLVVPGYIAYILDKPDLLIGTLIASFLTLIFLKIISNFSLLYGRRRLLVTVLLGFLFSELSRFIASSPVGEIAIMIRAFGFIIPGLLAYWMDRQGIIPTLSTLSVVCVIIRYVVILINGGAPVFK, encoded by the coding sequence ATGATACTTGCACAGTCGATAGCTATTGGTTTAATTTTGACTTTATTTTCTTCTGAAATAATTGGGTCAATGGCTGGTGGGCTTGTTGTTCCTGGTTATATTGCCTATATATTAGATAAGCCGGATCTTTTAATTGGAACGCTTATTGCAAGTTTTTTAACCTTAATTTTTTTAAAAATCATTTCAAACTTTTCTTTACTTTATGGAAGGAGGAGGCTCCTTGTCACAGTTTTACTTGGCTTTTTATTCTCTGAGCTTTCACGTTTTATTGCAAGCTCACCAGTGGGAGAAATTGCTATTATGATAAGGGCATTTGGTTTTATAATTCCAGGACTTTTAGCCTATTGGATGGATAGACAAGGCATAATTCCAACTTTAAGTACTCTTTCCGTCGTTTGTGTAATTATAAGATATGTTGTTATTCTGATAAATGGTGGAGCACCTGTTTTTAAATGA
- a CDS encoding DASS family sodium-coupled anion symporter has translation MIFLFIGSFIIAESMKKYNLHERFAFYLLSINFMSKDVKGALFLFGLIAAFISMWISNTATTAMLFPIGLGILEVINRIKKSPNYSTSLMLMLAYAASVGGIATPVGTPPNLIGIGLIDKILGIKISFFEWMLFTLPIVIIMFIFLFLLLTSLHPAEIKSAIDINFFIKEKKQELGKITRGEKNVIVAFLITVVLWIMPGFMSLFGIEIEWFESHMPEAVVAILGATLLFLLPINFKKLEFTLEWKDAVKIDWGTIILFGSGLSFGNLMFTTGLGDSLGKFLINLTGAKNLFSITALAIALGIIMSEFTSNTASANMVIPIMISIAKAADVNPLYPAIGACLGASYGFMLPISTPPNAIVYGSGLVPITKMLKTGIIFDILGFLIILFGLFIFLPFSLSV, from the coding sequence GTGATATTTTTATTTATCGGAAGTTTTATCATAGCAGAATCGATGAAAAAGTATAATCTACATGAGCGCTTTGCCTTTTATTTACTTTCTATAAATTTTATGAGTAAAGACGTAAAAGGTGCCCTTTTTTTATTTGGGTTAATAGCAGCTTTTATTTCTATGTGGATTAGTAACACTGCTACAACCGCTATGTTGTTTCCAATAGGTCTTGGTATTTTGGAAGTTATAAACCGTATAAAAAAATCACCTAATTACTCCACATCTTTAATGCTTATGCTAGCCTATGCAGCCTCTGTCGGTGGAATTGCTACACCAGTCGGTACACCACCTAATCTTATTGGAATTGGCCTTATTGATAAAATATTAGGTATAAAAATATCTTTCTTTGAGTGGATGCTCTTTACCTTACCAATTGTAATAATAATGTTTATTTTTCTTTTCCTTCTTCTTACTTCCTTGCACCCTGCTGAAATTAAAAGTGCTATTGATATTAACTTTTTTATTAAAGAAAAAAAACAGGAACTTGGGAAAATAACAAGGGGTGAAAAAAATGTAATAGTTGCTTTTTTAATAACAGTTGTGCTTTGGATTATGCCCGGATTTATGTCCCTTTTTGGTATAGAGATAGAGTGGTTTGAATCTCATATGCCTGAGGCAGTTGTTGCAATACTAGGTGCCACCTTGTTATTTTTGTTACCTATAAACTTCAAAAAGCTTGAATTTACGTTAGAGTGGAAAGATGCTGTTAAAATAGATTGGGGAACAATAATTTTATTTGGCAGTGGGCTTTCTTTTGGTAATCTCATGTTCACAACAGGATTAGGAGATTCACTTGGTAAGTTTCTTATTAACTTAACAGGTGCAAAAAACCTGTTCTCCATAACTGCTTTAGCAATCGCGCTTGGTATTATAATGAGTGAGTTTACCTCTAATACAGCATCGGCTAATATGGTGATACCCATAATGATTTCTATTGCAAAGGCAGCAGATGTTAATCCCTTGTATCCGGCAATTGGTGCTTGTCTTGGTGCAAGTTATGGATTTATGTTGCCAATTTCTACTCCACCAAATGCTATTGTTTATGGATCCGGTCTTGTACCAATTACAAAAATGCTAAAAACAGGTATAATTTTTGATATCCTTGGTTTTTTAATTATACTTTTTGGACTATTTATATTCTTACCCTTTAGTTTATCGGTTTAG
- a CDS encoding anion permease: protein MEPQEVVSEIEERFEKIKKLIGIFLGPIIFVIIYLIPIPDLTAKAHKLVAVLSLVIIWWIFEPIPIPVTGLLGVSLVVILGIEDVKKRSLPLLTL, encoded by the coding sequence ATGGAACCACAGGAAGTTGTATCCGAAATAGAGGAAAGATTTGAAAAGATAAAAAAGTTAATTGGTATATTTTTAGGTCCTATAATTTTTGTTATCATCTACTTAATTCCGATTCCAGATTTAACGGCTAAGGCGCATAAGTTAGTAGCAGTTTTATCCCTTGTTATTATATGGTGGATTTTTGAACCAATACCTATTCCAGTTACAGGATTATTAGGTGTATCACTTGTTGTTATCTTGGGTATTGAAGATGTAAAAAAGCGTTCTCTCCCTTTGCTGACCCTGTGA
- a CDS encoding helix-turn-helix transcriptional regulator, whose translation MKKIKDAYEVIKSLDELIDLARKFMKPEEVIKNLIIDGKENINIRLWVLREIKGLKEKEMAKILGISLKKYKRFERFNEKVDEELIYKISRKFKVKVKWLKCKSLDFFP comes from the coding sequence ATGAAAAAGATTAAGGATGCCTATGAAGTAATTAAATCATTAGATGAATTAATTGATTTAGCACGGAAATTTATGAAACCAGAAGAAGTAATTAAAAATTTAATAATTGATGGTAAAGAAAATATAAATATAAGATTATGGGTGTTAAGGGAGATAAAAGGTTTAAAGGAAAAGGAGATGGCAAAAATTTTAGGTATTTCTTTAAAAAAATATAAAAGATTTGAAAGGTTTAATGAAAAAGTTGACGAAGAACTAATTTATAAGATATCAAGAAAATTTAAGGTTAAGGTAAAATGGTTAAAATGTAAATCTTTAGATTTTTTCCCTTAA
- a CDS encoding PH domain-containing protein, with amino-acid sequence MNIYLLGIILAIILYSISSIKYFLSSRDLIIKIGFLKIRFDLENLEKIYFKKFPALKDKALRLNINFYTDFKNIIVLQFKKVSITISPENPVAFIETLKAYKPDVEIE; translated from the coding sequence TTGAATATTTATCTCTTGGGAATCATTCTCGCAATTATTCTTTATTCTATCAGTTCAATAAAATACTTTCTAAGCTCAAGAGATCTAATAATAAAAATTGGTTTTTTAAAAATAAGATTTGATTTAGAAAATCTTGAAAAAATTTATTTTAAGAAATTTCCGGCCCTTAAAGATAAGGCATTAAGATTAAATATAAATTTTTATACAGATTTTAAAAACATAATTGTTCTACAGTTTAAAAAAGTTTCTATCACAATTTCTCCTGAGAACCCTGTAGCCTTTATTGAAACATTAAAAGCTTATAAACCGGATGTGGAGATAGAATAA
- the pgsW gene encoding poly-gamma-glutamate system protein: MILKRKLNNIDFLILFLLGVLFFFIERKTLTKKPVKYYKLKEKSAVLTHKAFLLLKEEFIKRGGVIDSINDPGKTGLIGLRSSLITEEEAALETKLTSINPNFSALFIDMFKKLNLKKGDYVGVSLNGSFPALNISLIISAEVLGLKPIIITSLSSSAWGANHHFWTYLDMENFLYEKKVIKTKTIAASLGGINDAGMGLEEEGRNILKKAIERNNIPIFINENSLERSIERRVKIYDSLSNGNIKLFISIGEVMADLGFSDMIYYLRSGINDPYDRKVDFNKLPVKGVIVRFLEKGIPVISIHNIVAIAKKYNMPISPIEMPKACEGSLFFEEKYSIPLIILELFGLLFLLFLILRFDINYILKKKKREESV, from the coding sequence ATGATTTTAAAAAGAAAACTAAATAATATTGATTTTTTAATTCTATTTTTATTGGGAGTTTTATTTTTCTTTATTGAACGAAAAACGCTTACAAAAAAGCCTGTAAAGTATTATAAGTTGAAAGAAAAATCAGCAGTTCTTACGCATAAAGCTTTTTTGCTTTTAAAAGAAGAATTTATTAAAAGAGGCGGAGTTATAGATTCAATAAATGATCCAGGAAAAACAGGACTTATAGGTTTAAGAAGTTCTTTGATAACAGAAGAAGAAGCGGCTCTTGAAACGAAGTTAACGAGTATAAACCCAAATTTTTCTGCCCTTTTTATTGATATGTTTAAAAAGTTAAATTTAAAAAAGGGAGACTATGTGGGAGTAAGTTTAAACGGATCTTTTCCTGCATTGAATATTTCACTTATTATTTCCGCGGAAGTTTTAGGCCTTAAACCAATAATAATTACATCTTTAAGTTCATCTGCATGGGGTGCAAATCACCATTTTTGGACATATCTTGATATGGAAAATTTTCTTTATGAAAAAAAAGTAATAAAAACTAAAACGATCGCAGCTTCATTAGGCGGCATAAATGACGCGGGCATGGGGTTAGAAGAAGAAGGAAGAAACATTTTGAAAAAGGCGATTGAGCGAAATAACATCCCTATCTTTATAAATGAAAATTCACTTGAAAGGTCAATTGAAAGAAGGGTTAAAATTTACGATAGCCTTTCAAACGGTAACATAAAACTTTTTATAAGTATAGGTGAAGTAATGGCAGATTTAGGTTTTTCTGATATGATTTATTATTTAAGATCAGGAATAAATGACCCCTATGATAGAAAAGTAGACTTTAATAAATTACCAGTTAAAGGTGTAATTGTAAGATTTCTTGAAAAGGGGATCCCTGTTATAAGTATTCATAATATAGTGGCGATCGCTAAAAAGTATAACATGCCTATTTCACCAATTGAAATGCCAAAAGCCTGTGAAGGGAGCCTTTTTTTTGAAGAAAAATATTCAATTCCCTTAATAATTCTAGAGCTATTTGGTCTGCTTTTTCTTTTATTTTTAATCTTAAGATTCGATATAAATTATATTCTAAAAAAGAAAAAAAGAGAGGAGAGCGTATGA
- a CDS encoding M14 family zinc carboxypeptidase gives MKFFLLFNFLIIPPEYHTFKELQKFLDSIIPFYKDIAKVETLNYTEVDLNPIIVVKISDNVRYDETEPPLLFVALHHAEEPLGLEICIELIKRLLTFYGQDQKITKFVNECEIYIVPCLNPDGYSVVTEGICEIWRKNKRDNNKNGIFDYKCGKEGRGDGVDLNRNYDYLWNNAGSPDDTSEYYRGPFPFSEPETKSIKTLCERENFVIGITYHSARTGLGEVIYYPWRDGTKLCPDFIFIKEVADSLALNIKSDITGEPYIPMVTSRRLGGVFRNWIYTNYGTFGILIEVSDTTLPAPWRIPKIVEYNLNGVYYLLRRASYNIIKVIIKDSITGMPLDASCRIIEFDTLPEIKHISTKVNGDIYRLLKPGNYTLKIEKEGYREKIVNFTLGEKEFKEINIYLYPLVYDTFPEDVYIFKNITKNSIILILWIKNNIDSPAFYLYDKTGRTVKKIIFKNLSPGFYRKEISLDFQKEIYFSVLKTKNYKKRSKIIFIK, from the coding sequence ATGAAATTTTTTCTTTTATTCAATTTTTTAATTATACCTCCTGAGTATCACACCTTTAAGGAATTACAAAAATTTCTTGATTCGATAATACCATTTTATAAAGACATTGCAAAAGTGGAAACACTTAATTATACAGAGGTTGATTTGAATCCCATAATTGTTGTAAAGATCTCTGATAATGTTAGATATGATGAAACAGAACCTCCCCTTTTATTTGTTGCACTCCATCATGCTGAGGAGCCTCTTGGTCTTGAGATATGTATAGAGCTTATAAAAAGACTTTTGACATTCTATGGACAAGATCAAAAAATTACAAAATTTGTTAATGAATGCGAAATATATATAGTCCCATGTTTAAATCCTGATGGGTACAGTGTTGTAACAGAGGGAATCTGTGAAATATGGAGAAAAAACAAAAGGGATAACAATAAAAATGGTATTTTTGATTATAAATGTGGAAAAGAAGGGAGAGGAGATGGTGTTGACCTAAATAGAAATTACGATTATTTATGGAATAACGCTGGCTCACCAGATGATACAAGTGAATATTATAGAGGACCGTTCCCCTTTTCTGAACCAGAGACTAAAAGTATAAAGACTTTATGTGAAAGAGAGAATTTTGTTATTGGAATAACTTATCACAGTGCGAGGACTGGATTAGGTGAGGTTATATATTATCCATGGAGAGATGGAACAAAATTGTGTCCTGATTTTATATTCATAAAGGAAGTGGCTGATAGTCTTGCCCTGAATATAAAAAGTGACATAACAGGTGAACCTTATATTCCTATGGTAACATCCAGACGGCTTGGTGGAGTGTTCAGAAACTGGATTTACACAAATTATGGAACTTTTGGTATCTTAATTGAAGTTTCAGATACAACACTTCCTGCCCCTTGGAGAATCCCAAAAATTGTGGAATACAATTTGAATGGCGTTTATTATCTTTTAAGAAGGGCCTCTTATAATATAATCAAAGTGATAATTAAAGATTCAATTACAGGAATGCCTCTTGATGCCTCTTGCAGAATAATAGAATTTGATACACTTCCTGAGATAAAACATATCTCAACAAAAGTAAATGGTGACATTTATAGACTCCTAAAACCAGGCAATTATACCCTTAAAATAGAAAAGGAAGGTTATAGAGAAAAAATTGTTAATTTCACTTTGGGTGAAAAAGAATTTAAAGAAATTAATATTTATCTCTATCCTCTCGTTTATGATACTTTTCCGGAAGATGTTTATATTTTCAAAAATATAACAAAAAATAGCATAATTCTCATTCTTTGGATTAAGAATAATATAGATAGTCCTGCGTTTTACCTATATGATAAGACTGGTAGAACTGTTAAAAAAATCATCTTTAAAAACCTTTCACCAGGATTCTATAGGAAAGAAATAAGTTTAGATTTTCAAAAAGAAATATATTTTTCTGTACTTAAAACTAAAAATTATAAAAAAAGGAGTAAAATAATTTTTATAAAATGA
- the pgsB gene encoding poly-gamma-glutamate synthase PgsB, with amino-acid sequence MSLLTASLISLGVYLTIEIFRYQKHLKNLEKINNRIHVNGTRGKSSTTRLIYQGLKANPANIVVAKTTGTVPRFIFPDGKELPIARPGKPNIIEQLRMVKIAKDLGANFFVTECMAITPEYIKVFEENIMKSSVGVITNVREDHLDVMGPTLLDVARNLCLSIPRKGVLFTCEERFFDIIKEECKKRNTEIFYVDSSWVNEEILKKFTYIEHKENIAIACSVCEYFGIKKEEALKSMYNVNPDPGVLEKYFIEEKGKKIEFYNAFSANDPESTYILWQNFSKDRKTKIVLFVLRSDRAQRTESFLKFLGDKIKGDYYIVCGEHSFIVKNNLIKKGIERERIITFRNPKPEEVFESVLELSEDSVCMGIGNIVGLGNKIREIFKSKRTL; translated from the coding sequence ATGAGCCTTTTAACAGCGAGTTTAATTTCTTTAGGAGTATATTTAACTATTGAGATTTTTCGCTATCAAAAACATTTAAAAAATTTAGAAAAAATAAATAATAGAATTCATGTTAATGGTACAAGAGGAAAGTCATCAACAACAAGACTTATATATCAAGGCTTAAAAGCAAATCCCGCGAATATTGTTGTGGCAAAGACAACAGGGACTGTTCCAAGATTTATATTTCCTGATGGGAAAGAATTACCTATTGCTCGTCCCGGTAAACCTAATATAATTGAACAATTAAGAATGGTTAAAATTGCAAAAGATTTAGGTGCAAACTTTTTTGTAACAGAATGTATGGCAATAACCCCTGAATACATAAAAGTTTTTGAAGAAAATATAATGAAAAGTAGTGTTGGAGTTATAACAAATGTAAGGGAAGATCACCTTGACGTGATGGGTCCTACCCTTTTAGATGTTGCAAGAAATTTGTGCCTTTCAATTCCAAGGAAAGGCGTTCTTTTTACTTGTGAAGAAAGGTTTTTTGACATAATCAAGGAAGAATGTAAAAAAAGGAATACAGAAATTTTTTATGTTGATTCTTCCTGGGTAAATGAAGAGATCCTAAAAAAATTTACTTATATAGAACATAAAGAAAATATAGCGATTGCATGCAGTGTATGTGAATATTTTGGGATTAAAAAAGAGGAAGCCTTAAAAAGCATGTATAACGTGAATCCAGATCCCGGTGTTCTTGAAAAATATTTTATAGAAGAAAAAGGTAAAAAAATAGAATTTTACAATGCCTTCTCAGCAAATGATCCTGAATCAACTTATATTTTATGGCAGAATTTTTCAAAAGATAGAAAAACAAAAATAGTTTTATTTGTTTTAAGATCAGATAGAGCTCAAAGGACAGAATCATTTTTAAAATTCTTGGGAGATAAAATAAAAGGGGATTATTATATAGTATGCGGTGAACACTCTTTTATAGTTAAAAATAACCTTATTAAAAAGGGCATTGAAAGAGAAAGAATAATCACTTTTAGAAATCCTAAACCTGAAGAAGTTTTTGAAAGTGTTTTAGAACTCAGCGAAGATTCAGTCTGTATGGGAATAGGAAACATTGTAGGGCTTGGGAATAAAATAAGAGAAATTTTTAAATCAAAGAGGACTTTATGA
- a CDS encoding T9SS type A sorting domain-containing protein — RDDYFPWMSVSKSGVIHIVWQSVKAGKGKIYYTRSEDRGNTFTLPDTLPGVKVIYSTFSNINFGPQPKIACDPNDENTIYVVWADDRTGLIQIRIARSLDGGRSFVDLGIVDKNLDNVNRSPYVIVDDSGYVHVAWARGNSGNNQDPHPDIGYNFSKDKGNNFLNKDIFVVDNPGYQAYRGSPSITCYKGEILVVWEDARGFPDGEPQIYFAKRVISGDSIYFTKNVKANVSSGKSNFRPVFFVDPQGRGVCAWHSNLVRDDHYSILMSAYSDTLNAFSPAQIVFDFDTTFTGTTNANFGNAFYPPSLFVDTISGLTNFFLVWQDLKEDPLGNIYFIRGKVIVTLSDLDIHGDTLDVKNDTLYFGEVPCDLYVIKKLLIANTDSLFNPDPSDGPSQRVIYKLRADTVLLRGPQGGLSKAFVYGNLPESLVIGEKFEVNVISYIRDGSPYGHYYGTLYISGIDKDSATAIDSVFILIKGGKAREDLDDAFVYPNPFKPSQGHSHISFTNLSANAKVIIFDVNGNKIKELTADEDGSVRWDGKVASGVYTYVIEDKNKKRKIGKIAIVR; from the coding sequence AGGGATGATTATTTTCCTTGGATGAGTGTTTCAAAAAGTGGAGTAATACATATTGTTTGGCAATCTGTAAAGGCAGGTAAAGGAAAAATTTACTATACACGTTCGGAAGATAGGGGAAACACTTTCACTTTACCTGATACATTACCTGGTGTAAAAGTTATTTATAGTACCTTTTCAAACATAAATTTTGGACCCCAACCCAAAATAGCCTGTGATCCAAACGATGAAAATACAATTTATGTTGTTTGGGCTGATGACAGAACTGGACTCATTCAGATAAGAATCGCTCGCTCTCTCGATGGAGGAAGAAGTTTTGTTGACTTGGGTATTGTTGATAAAAACCTTGATAATGTTAATCGTTCACCTTATGTGATTGTTGATGATTCAGGTTATGTCCATGTTGCTTGGGCAAGAGGAAACTCTGGTAATAACCAGGACCCACACCCTGATATAGGCTATAACTTTTCAAAAGATAAAGGAAACAATTTTTTAAATAAAGATATCTTTGTTGTTGATAATCCAGGCTACCAAGCCTATAGAGGTAGCCCGTCCATTACCTGTTACAAAGGTGAGATTCTTGTTGTTTGGGAGGATGCAAGAGGATTCCCTGATGGAGAACCCCAAATTTATTTTGCAAAGAGGGTAATTTCTGGTGATTCTATTTATTTCACTAAAAACGTGAAAGCTAACGTTTCTTCAGGGAAAAGTAACTTTAGACCTGTATTTTTTGTTGATCCACAAGGCAGAGGAGTTTGTGCCTGGCACTCAAACCTTGTGAGGGATGACCACTATAGTATATTAATGTCTGCCTATTCAGATACCTTAAATGCCTTTAGTCCTGCACAGATTGTCTTTGACTTTGACACAACTTTCACAGGAACAACAAATGCAAACTTTGGTAATGCCTTTTATCCACCCTCTTTATTTGTTGATACAATCTCTGGATTAACTAACTTTTTCCTCGTTTGGCAAGACCTAAAGGAAGACCCTTTAGGAAATATCTATTTTATAAGAGGTAAAGTAATTGTTACATTATCTGATTTAGATATACATGGAGATACACTTGATGTTAAGAATGACACCCTTTACTTTGGTGAAGTACCCTGTGACTTATACGTTATAAAGAAATTACTTATCGCAAATACAGATAGCCTATTTAATCCCGATCCTTCGGATGGACCCTCTCAAAGGGTGATATACAAATTAAGGGCAGATACTGTTTTACTTAGGGGACCCCAGGGTGGATTATCCAAAGCATTTGTTTATGGTAACTTACCAGAAAGTTTAGTAATAGGAGAGAAATTTGAAGTAAACGTCATATCTTATATAAGGGATGGAAGTCCCTATGGCCATTATTATGGAACACTTTATATAAGTGGTATAGATAAAGATTCAGCCACTGCTATAGATAGTGTTTTTATTTTGATAAAGGGGGGAAAAGCAAGGGAAGATCTTGATGATGCTTTTGTTTATCCTAATCCTTTTAAGCCCTCACAGGGACACAGTCATATTAGTTTTACAAATTTATCAGCAAATGCCAAAGTAATCATTTTTGATGTAAATGGTAATAAAATTAAGGAACTTACAGCTGATGAGGATGGCTCAGTAAGATGGGATGGCAAGGTTGCCTCTGGTGTATACACCTATGTTATAGAAGATAAAAATAAAAAGAGGAAAATTGGTAAAATTGCAATAGTGAGGTAA
- a CDS encoding ATP-binding protein gives MKKNFQKSLSHFIQKKEDHLSLGLYLVKELVRNYGGKIKIYSKKGEGTKVKISLPL, from the coding sequence ATGAAGAAGAACTTTCAAAAATCTTTGAGCCATTTTATACAAAAAAAAGAAGATCACCTTAGTTTAGGCTTATATCTTGTTAAAGAGCTTGTAAGAAATTATGGTGGAAAAATAAAGATTTACTCAAAGAAAGGTGAGGGGACAAAAGTAAAAATTTCTCTACCACTATGA
- a CDS encoding PDZ domain-containing protein has product MKRIILIILLIGVGVLNSKDKKGWLGVYVEDIPEHYKVALDIEYGVIVTKVEEDSPADKVGIKEGDIILKIKDEKIIDTDDLTYYVKKHPNEEVNLEILRKNKKISLKVKIGEREPYKFEIEKRVILSHKENLRELIKNLRELIKELEKRTKEVEEKTE; this is encoded by the coding sequence ATGAAAAGAATAATATTAATAATTCTTTTAATTGGGGTAGGTGTTTTAAATTCAAAGGATAAAAAAGGTTGGCTTGGTGTGTATGTAGAGGATATACCGGAGCATTATAAGGTTGCACTTGATATTGAATATGGGGTAATTGTAACAAAAGTTGAAGAAGACTCACCAGCAGATAAGGTCGGCATAAAAGAAGGAGACATAATTTTAAAGATAAAAGATGAAAAGATAATTGACACGGATGACTTAACTTACTATGTTAAAAAACATCCAAATGAGGAAGTGAATCTTGAGATTTTGAGAAAAAATAAGAAAATTTCTTTAAAAGTAAAGATTGGTGAAAGAGAGCCATATAAATTTGAGATTGAAAAAAGAGTAATCTTATCACATAAAGAAAATCTTAGAGAGCTTATAAAAAATCTTCGTGAGTTAATTAAAGAACTTGAAAAAAGGACTAAGGAGGTTGAGGAGAAGACTGAGTAA
- a CDS encoding PorV/PorQ family protein, with protein sequence MKILTFLIFSLFNPDDNSFVFLKNLRDAEDIALGEASCALPCDVLSFIFNPALLGGIRNYEISFYSSLLWNNIKESYFAFGSRTKLFNYGISLNYLNYGKIEGRDELGFKTREFTPYDFSIHMGIGKNVSKFLKIGVAFSYAIEQIEEERGNSFLFSFGTKYIIPNIPSIKVGFSIINLGTKIKFIKESFSPATIFKLGALYKKSKTPYLFTLELSIPTDDLPFVSAGGSYAIKNIFEIRGGFKSSFDAGFISAFRFGFGLNQKATSLDYAIVPRGVLGITHHIDLKFKF encoded by the coding sequence ATGAAAATCTTAACATTTTTAATTTTTAGTCTTTTTAATCCCGATGATAATTCTTTTGTATTTCTAAAAAATTTGAGGGACGCAGAAGATATTGCTCTTGGCGAGGCTTCCTGTGCTTTACCCTGTGATGTTTTAAGTTTTATTTTCAATCCTGCTCTTTTAGGAGGTATAAGAAACTATGAAATTTCCTTTTACAGTTCCCTTTTATGGAATAATATAAAAGAAAGTTACTTTGCTTTTGGAAGCAGGACAAAGCTTTTTAATTATGGAATCTCCCTCAATTACTTAAATTACGGAAAAATTGAGGGGAGAGATGAACTTGGATTTAAAACAAGAGAATTTACACCCTATGACTTTTCAATTCATATGGGTATTGGGAAAAATGTATCTAAATTTTTAAAAATAGGGGTTGCCTTTTCTTATGCAATAGAACAGATTGAAGAAGAAAGAGGCAATTCTTTTCTTTTTTCTTTTGGAACAAAGTATATAATTCCAAATATTCCATCTATTAAAGTTGGATTTTCAATAATTAATCTTGGAACAAAAATAAAGTTTATAAAAGAATCTTTTTCTCCTGCTACTATTTTTAAGCTGGGAGCTTTATATAAAAAGTCAAAAACGCCTTATCTTTTTACTTTAGAGCTTTCGATTCCCACTGATGATTTACCGTTTGTTTCAGCAGGGGGGTCTTATGCCATAAAAAATATATTTGAAATAAGGGGAGGATTTAAAAGTTCATTTGATGCAGGTTTTATTTCTGCTTTTAGATTTGGTTTTGGTTTAAATCAAAAAGCCACTTCGCTTGATTATGCAATTGTTCCAAGAGGTGTTCTTGGAATTACCCATCATATTGACCTAAAGTTTAAATTTTAA